A window of the Procambarus clarkii isolate CNS0578487 chromosome 19, FALCON_Pclarkii_2.0, whole genome shotgun sequence genome harbors these coding sequences:
- the LOC138366400 gene encoding putative golgin subfamily A member 6-like protein 3, which translates to MRLCEAPRGPGEAPRDPGEALREPGEAPRDPGEAPRGPGEAPRDPGEAPRDPGEALRDPGEAPRDPGEALRGSTRPGRGSARLHETRKRLRETRARLRETRARLREARERLGEARARLHEARSRLREARERLHEARARLHEVRARLGEVRARLHETRARLREIPTLSQPRYKFSS; encoded by the coding sequence ATGAGGCTCTGCGAGGCTCCACGAGGCCCGGGCGAGGCTCCACGAGACCCGGGAGAGGCTCTACGAGAACCGGGCGAGGCTCCACGAGACCCGGGAGAGGCTCCACGAGGCCCGGGAGAGGCTCCACGAGACCCGGGCGAGGCTCCACGAGACCCGGGAGAGGCTCTGCGAGACCCGGGCGAGGCTCCACGAGACCCGGGAGAGGCTCTGCGAGGCTCCACGAGACCCGGGAGAGGCTCTGCGAGGCTCCACGAGACCCGGAAGAGGCTCCGCGAGACCCGGGCGAGGCTCCGCGAGACCCGGGCGAGGCTCCGCGAGGCCCGGGAGAGGCTCGGCGAGGCCCGGGCGAGGCTCCACGAGGCCCGGTCGAGGCTCCGCGAGGCCCGGGAGAGGCTCCACGAGGCCCGGGCGAGGCTCCACGAGGTCCGTGCGAGGCTCGGCGAGGTCCGGGCGAGGCTCCACGAGACCCGGGCGAGGCTCCGCGAGATCCCAACACTCTCACAACCAAGGTACAAGTTCTCTTCTTGA
- the spas gene encoding spastin isoform X3, whose product MELYRRGITELESGIAVDCAGRGDAYERAQRLQDKMRTNLIMAKERLDMLDSLVHLQQLEVDVPLLTTLTPPASPAPRIIHTPPRFGGVKANASGNRGLTNHSPAHTNKPRARVAPQVMTLSDTGRNSSDRRNGPTHSQKPSEDAKTFKKIPTTKRITTLSNKSQTLPRNMGSRAVSKNRDGKHPGTPPSVRRQLSNQNGGHVMGSPLKRRGSAGSGLGGNGGNGTPKHTPSHRRCASASLKGVDSKLAHGIMDEIIDSSPPVSWDDIAGQDIAKKALQEIVILPALRPELFTGLRAPARGLLLFGPPGNGKTMLARAVASESSATFFNISASTLTSKYVGEGEKLVKALFSVARELQPAIIFIDEIDSLLCERREGEHEASRRLKTEFLVEFDGLKSDPDERILIMGATNRPQELDDAALRRFSKRVYVSLPNKSTRTLLLNKLMTKQNSEFFPRDMDILAGLTEGYSGSDLTSLAKDAALAPIRELKPEQVVSCDPSEVRGITLADFKESLKKIRRSVPQSTISTYEKWNAEYGDIST is encoded by the exons ATGGAGCTGTACCGTCGCGGCATCACAGAGCTGGAGTCTGGGATTGCTGTAGATTGTGCGGGTCGCGGGGATGCGTACGAGAGGGCGCAGAGATTGCAGGACAAGATGAGAACGAATCTAATTATGGCTAAAGAGAGGCTGGACATGCTAG ATTCGCTGGTTCACCTGCAGCAGCTGGAGGTGGATGTGCCTctcctcaccaccctcactcccCCAGCTTCCCCTGCCCCTCGCATCATCCACACCCCCCCTCGCTTTGGGGGGGTTAAGGCAAATGCCAGTGGCAATAGGGGGCTCACAAATCATTCTCCCGCTCACACAAATAAGCCTCGGGCACGTGTTGCCCCGCAGGTTATGACTCTCTCAGATACAGGCCGAAATTCTTCAGATCGCCGAAATGGGCCCACTCACTCACAAAAGCCTTCTGAAG ATGCCAAGACTTTTAAGAAGATTCCAACAACCAAGCGCATTACTACATTGAGCAATAAAAGTCAAACACTTCCTCGTAACATGGGGTCCAGAGCGGTCTCCAAGAATCGAGACGGAAAACATCCAGGCACTCCACCAAGTGTTAGACGCCAGTTATCAAATCAG AATGGTGGACACGTAATGGGCTCGCCTTTGAAACGACGAGGCTCTGCTGGCTCTGGTCTGGGTGGAAACGGAGGTAATGGCACACCAAAACACACGCCATCACATAGACGGTGTGCTTCAGCGTCATTGAAAGGAGTTGATTCCAAATTAGCCCATGGCATTATGGATGAGATAATCGATTCTTCACCACCTGTGTCATGGGACGACATTGCAGGGCAAGAT ATTGCAAAGAAAGCGCTCCAAGAAATTGTAATATTGCCAGCTTTGCGGCCGGAGCTCTTCACTGGTCTTCGTGCTCCAGCGAGAGGGTTACTATTATTTGGTCCTCCAG GTAATGGAAAAACCATGTTGGCTCGAGCAGTAGCAAGTGAAAGTTCGGCAACATTTTTCAATATAAGTGCATCTACTCTGACCAGCAAGTATGTTGGTGAGGGTGAGAAGCTGGTCAAAGCATTGTTTTCTGTGGCTAGAGAACTTCAG CCAGCAATAATCTTCATAGATGAGATTGACTCTTTACTCTGTGAGAGAAGAGAAGGAGAGCACgaagcttcaagaagacttaAAACGGAGTTTCTTGTTGAGTTTGATGGATTAAAGTCGGATCCAGATGAGAGAATTCTCATCATGGGTGCTACCAATAGACCCCAGGAACTGGACGATGCTGCACTTAG ACGATTCAGCAAACGAGTTTATGTATCTTTACCAAACAAGAGCACACGCACGCTCTTGCTGAATAAGTTAATGACTAAACAGAATTCAGAGTTTTTTCCTCGGGACATGGATATATTGGCAGGACTAACTGAGGGATACTCGGGGTCGGACCTTACATCCCTGGCCAAGGATGCAGCTCTAgcacctattagag AGTTGAAGCCCGAGCAGGTGGTGTCGTGCGATCCATCTGAAGTTCGAGGAATCACACTGGCCGATTTTAAGGAATCATTGAAAAAGATCCGCAGATCAGTCCCACAGTCCACAATTTCTACGTATGAAAAATGGAATGCAGAATATGGAGACATATCTACATGA